Proteins encoded by one window of Homo sapiens chromosome 10, GRCh38.p14 Primary Assembly:
- the C10orf95 gene encoding uncharacterized protein C10orf95: MYVYSWPPPKQGVWPPPPQLLTCTYLAAPLLLPPVQAHSFRSRPGSLHAGEWAAPREYHRFYGPAAPPEAAPPWWACPPAYATTLRRPCAAAGISGLSLQAPAAVAESWAPWPEGGSLQTELRWGRVERARGPPLQLPDFVRRELRRAYGTYPRADVRVTQRRGQFLLQATPRVLEPDHRVEWRVRRRPDSGDSSPAREAAERGRPRKSKGLS; encoded by the coding sequence ATGTATGTGTACAGCTGGCCGCCGCCCAAACAGGGCGTctggccgccgccgccgcagctgCTCACCTGCACCTACCTGGCCGCCCCTCTGCTGCTACCCCCAGTCCAGGCCCACAGCTTCCGCAGCCGGCCCGGGAGCCTGCATGCGGGCGAGTGGGCGGCCCCACGGGAATACCACCGCTTCTACGGCCCCGCCGCGCCACCCGAGGCCGCGCCGCCCTGGTGGGCCTGCCCTCCGGCCTACGCCACGACCCTGCGCCGGCCCTGCGCCGCCGCCGGCATCTCGGGACTGTCGCTGCAGGCGCCCGCGGCGGTGGCCGAGAGCTGGGCGCCGTGGCCGGAGGGCGGGAGCCTGCAAACCGAGCTGCGCTGGGGCCGCGTGGAGCGCGCGCGGGGCCCCCCTCTGCAGCTACCGGACTTCGTGCGCCGGGAGCTGCGGCGCGCGTACGGCACCTACCCCCGCGCCGACGTGCGCGTCACCCAGCGCCGCGGCCAGTTCCTGCTGCAGGCGACGCCGCGCGTGCTCGAGCCCGACCACCGCGTGGAGTGGCGCGTGCGGCGCCGGCCCGACAGCGGCGACAGCAGCCCAGCCCGGGAAGCCGCGGAGCGCGGCCGCCCCAGGAAGAGCAAGGGCCTGAGCTGA